A single region of the Oncorhynchus kisutch isolate 150728-3 linkage group LG30, Okis_V2, whole genome shotgun sequence genome encodes:
- the LOC109874837 gene encoding zinc finger protein 521 isoform X8, producing MKTHASNKPHKCPVCRRGFLSSSSLHGHMQVHERGKDSSSRGSGSGFSKEEWKLKETRKCSRCEEGFDVPEELQRHIAECHPECSPSEDGGLCGALQCIYCHEPFSDEGILLTHIDQAHSHDRKGHCCAVCSEHFLSVEDLYAHMDIHQLPESSNHSNSPSLLTVGYTSVSSTTPDSNLSVDSSTMVEAAPPVPKTRGRRKRAAQHTSHDVGGRSSKQPKISYSCIYCNKQVFNSLAVLQIHLRTMHLDKPEQAHTCQFCLELLPSLFNLSEHLKQVHNAEDHAALVASLPDALLQCNFCTEVLSNLNALQEHIRCSHSFPSPVAKESNAFFCPQCFMGFLTEATLEEHVRQTHCEAGSLRFDSPLAVTPKEPVMEVYSCSYCTNSPIFNSVLKLNKHIKENHKNIPLALNYINNGKKSLRTLSPSSPISIDQSFLHGSSSRGNRGISEFICNQCGAKYTSLDLFQTHLKTHLDGIQPQLTCPQCSKDFPNQESLLKHVTVHFTITSTYYICESCDKQFTSVDDLQKHLLEMHTFVFFRCTLCQEVFDSKVSTQLHLAVKHSNEKKVYRCTSCNWDFRHEADLQLHVKHSHLENQGRAHRCIFCGESFGTEVELQCHITTHSKKYNCRFCSKAFQAIVLLEKHLREKHCVFEGKAQNCGANGSTTGGVDHHPATKDDAELQGLLTNSHGVGVAGSGGVLESPNNHDGSEEEVDTADPLFGCDICGASYTMDSLLTNHQLRDHNIRPGESAMAKRKSDMIKGTHKCNVCQRTFFSEAGLREHMQTHLGPVKHYMCPICGERFPSLLTLTEHKVTHSKSLDTGSCRICKMPLQSEEDFMEHCQMHPDLRNSLTGFRCVVCMQTVTSTLELKIHGTFHMQKTGTMSTNHPIGRTTNLASHNHHHHQQHHQVNQKLFKCASCLKEFRSKSDLVKLDINGLPYGLCAACVSAAGSKSSSPKVMNGGRQQQGGGGATTPAMPAAAWTAHMESLSPGEGKGKLAHSSSSSSSSISSSAAKTRCTSCNVKFESEAELQNHAQTVHREQGGDCNSGQLRTPQISPMPRASPSQTEEKKTYQCIKCQMVFYSEWDIQVHVANHMLEEGLNHECKLCSQSFDSPAKLQCHLIEHSFEGMGGTFKCPVCFTVFVQASKLQQHIFSAHGQEDKIYDCSPCPQKFFFQTELQNHTLTQHSS from the exons ATGAAGACCCACGCCTCCAACAAGCCCCACAAGTGCCCTGTGTGCCGCCGGGGcttcctctcctccagctccctccacgGACACATGCAGGTACACGAGCGGGGCAAAGACAGCAGCAGCAGGGGGTCAGGCAGTGGATTCTCCAAGGAGGAATGGAAGCTGAAGGAGACAAGGAAGTGCAGCCGCTGTGAGGAGGGCTTTGACGTCCCTGAGGAGTTGCAGAGGCACATCGCTGAGTGCCACCCTGAGTGCTCTCCATCGGAGGACGGGGGCCTGTGCGGTGCCCTGCAGTGCATCTACTGCCACGAGCCCTTCAGCGATGAGGGCATCCTGCTGACCCACATTGATCAGGCCCACAGCCATGACCGCAAAGGTCACTGCTGCGCCGTCTGCTCCGAGCACTTCCTCTCCGTGGAGGACCTCTATGCCCACATGGACATCCACCAACTCCCTGAGTCCAGTAACCACAGCAACAGCCCTTCCCTGCTCACTGTGGGCTACACCTCCGTCTCCAGCACCACCCCGGACTCCAACCTCTCCGTCGACAGCTCCACCATGGTGGAGGCCGCCCCACCTGTGCCCAAGACccgggggaggaggaagagggctgCCCAGCACACCTCACATGACGTCGGGGGACGCTCCTCCAAGCAGCCCAAGATCTCCTACAGCTGCATCTACTGCAACAAGCAGGTGTTCAATAGCCTGGCCGTACTTCAGATACACCTGCGGACCATGCACCTTGACAAACCTGagcaggcacacacctgtcagttCTGCCTGGAGTTGCTGCCCTCCCTGTTTAACCTGAGTGAGCACCTAAAGCAGGTGCACAATGCCGAGGACCATGCCGCCCTGGTGGCCAGCCTGCCCGACGCCTTGCTCCAGTGTAACTTCTGCACTGAGGTGCTGAGCAACCTCAATGCTCTTCAAGAACACATCCGCTGCTCCCACAGCTTCCCCAGCCCTGTGGCCAAGGAGAGCAATGCCTTCTTCTGTCCCCAGTGCTTTATGGGGTTCCTGACCGAAGCCACGCTGGAGGAGCACGTCCGTCAGACCCACTGCGAGGCGGGCAGCCTGCGTTTCGACTCCCCCCTGGCGGTGACCCCCAAGGAGCCCGTCATGGAGGTGTACTCCTGCTCCTACTGCACCAACTCGCCAATCTTCAACAGCGTTCTGAAGCTGAACAAGCACATCAAAGAAAACCACAAGAACATTCCGCTGGCACTGAACTACATCAACAATGGAAAGAAGTCTCTGCGGACCCTCAGCCCTTCCTCACCCATATCGATTGATCAATCTTTCCTTCATGGTTCCTCCTCTCGTGGCAATCGTGGCATTAGCGAGTTCATCTGCAACCAGTGTGGGGCCAAGTACACCAGCCTGGACCTGTTCCAGACCCACCTGAAAACTCACCTGGATGGGATACAGCCCCAGCTCACCTGCCCCCAGTGCAGCAAGGACTTCCCCAACCAGGAGTCCCTGCTGAAGCATGTGACAGTCCACTTCACCATCACCTCTACCTACTACATCTGCGAGAGCTGCGACAAGCAGTTCACCTCAGTGGACGACCTGCAGAAACACCTGCTGGAAATGCACACGTTCGTGTTCTTCCGCTGCACCCTGTGCCAGGAAGTGTTTGACTCCAAGGTGTCCACTCAGCTCCACCTGGCCGTCAAGCACAGCAACGAGAAAAAGGTGTACCGCTGTACCTCATGTAACTGGGACTTCAGGCACGAGGCCGACCTGCAGCTGCATGTCAAGCACAGCCACCTGGAGAACCAGGGCCGGGCCCACCGCTGCATCTTCTGCGGGGAGTCCTTCGGCACGGAGGTGGAGCTGCAGTGCCACATCACCACCCACAGCAAGAAGTATAACTGCCGCTTCTGCAGCAAAGCCTTCCAAGCCATCGTACTTCTGGAGAAGCACCTGAGGGAGAAGCACTGTGTGTTTGAGGGAAAGGCCCAGAACTGTGGCGCCAATGGATCAACCACCGGAGGAGTGGACCACCACCCAGCGACCAAGGACGACGCAGAGCTACAGGGTCTGTTGACCAACAGCCATGGTGTAGGGGTGGCAGGATCAGGGGGCGTGTTGGAGTCCCCAAACAACCATGATgggagtgaggaggaggtggaCACCGCTGACCCCTTGTTCGGGTGCGACATCTGCGGGGCATCGTACACAATGGACTCCCTCCTCACCAACCACCAACTCCGAGACCACAACATCCGCCCGGGCGAGAGCGCCATGGCGAAGAGGAAGTCAGACATGATCAAGGGCACCCACAAGTGTAACGTTTGCCAACGCACCTTCTTCTCGGAGGCAGGTCTGAGGGAACACATGCAAACCCACCTGGGCCCCGTCAAGCACTACATGTGTCCCATCTGCGGAGAGCGTTTCCCCTCGCTGCTCACACTGACCGAGCACAAGGTCACCCACAGCAAGAGCCTAGACACAGGCAGCTGCCGAATCTGCAAGATGCCCCTGCAGAGCGAGGAGGACTTCATGGAGCACTGCCAGATGCACCCAGACCTGAGGAACTCCCTGACGGGCTTCCGCTGTGTGGTGTGCATGCAGACCGTCACCTCCACCCTGGAGCTCAAGATTCACGGCACCTTCCACATGCAGAAGACTGGCACAATGTCCACCAACCACCCCATCGGCCGCACCACCAATCTGGCTTCCCAcaatcaccatcatcaccaacaacaccaccaagtAAACCAGAAGCTCTTCAAGTGTGCCTCGTGCCTGAAGGAGTTCCGGTCCAAATCTGACCTGGTGAAGTTAGACATCAACGGGCTGCCGTACGGGCTGTGTGCCGCGTGTGTCAGTGCCGCTGGCTCAAAGAGCTCCAGCCCCAAGGTAATGAACGGAGGCAGGCAGcagcagggagggggaggagccaCAACCCCAGCCATGCCTGCAGCAGCATGGACCGCTCATATGGAGAGTCTCAGCCCCGGGGAGGGGAAAGGCAAGCTGGCCCATTCATCGTCAtcgtcctcctcctctatctcctcaaGCGCTGCCAAGACTCGGTGTACCAGCTGCAATGTGAAGTTTGAGTCAGAGGCGGAGCTGCAGAACCACGCCCAGACGGTGcacagggagcagggaggggacTGCAACAGTGGGCAGCTCAGGACCCCACAGATCTCCCCCATGCCCAGGGCAAGCCCCTCACAGACTGAGGAG AAGAAGACCTACCAGTGCATCAAGTGTCAGATGGTCTTCTACAGCGAATGGGACATCCAGGTCCACGTGGCCAATCACATGCTAG